The following proteins are co-located in the uncultured Draconibacterium sp. genome:
- the rhuM gene encoding RhuM family protein gives MDNSEILLYQTEDGQTKIDVRLDDETVWLSQVQMAELFQTTKQNISLHIKNVFEEGELQENATVKDYLTVQTEGKREVQRNLKIYNLDVIISVGYRVKSHRGTQFRIWATTQLREYLIKGFVLNDERLKETGHTNKYFDELLERNRDIRSSEKIFYAKIKDIYTTAIDYDPTTEESQLFFKSVQNKMHWAIHGHTASEIIYKRVDSGKQNMGLIPIIIGRKCTSRKNQENRCFYC, from the coding sequence ATGGATAACTCAGAAATACTACTCTATCAAACCGAAGACGGACAAACCAAAATTGATGTCAGGTTGGATGATGAAACCGTTTGGCTTTCGCAGGTTCAAATGGCAGAACTTTTCCAAACTACAAAACAAAACATCAGCCTGCATATAAAAAATGTTTTCGAGGAAGGCGAATTGCAGGAAAATGCAACTGTCAAGGATTACTTGACAGTTCAAACCGAGGGCAAACGCGAGGTTCAGCGCAATTTAAAGATTTATAACCTCGATGTAATAATTTCGGTTGGTTACCGCGTAAAGTCGCACCGTGGAACTCAATTCCGGATTTGGGCAACTACACAACTTCGCGAATATTTGATAAAAGGGTTTGTACTTAACGATGAGCGTTTAAAAGAAACCGGGCACACCAACAAATATTTTGATGAACTGCTGGAAAGAAACCGGGACATTCGTAGTTCGGAGAAAATTTTCTATGCAAAAATTAAAGACATTTATACCACTGCCATTGATTACGACCCGACAACAGAGGAAAGCCAGTTGTTTTTCAAATCGGTGCAAAACAAAATGCACTGGGCAATTCACGGACACACAGCATCGGAAATCATTTACAAACGTGTTGATTCCGGAAAACAAAATATGGGGTTAATCCCGATAATTATCGGGAGAAAATGCACCTCACGGAAAAATCAGGAAAACCGATGTTTCTATTGCTAA
- the rhuM gene encoding RhuM family protein — protein sequence MRKTDVSIAKNYLNEDELKDLNLIVDQYLSFAELQARNRKPMYMKDWIRKLNDFMTLNDREILEHAGTISAKMAKELAETEYEKYRKNRIEIEDVQEMKQLEEGLKKLENKKKKK from the coding sequence ATCAGGAAAACCGATGTTTCTATTGCTAAAAACTACCTGAATGAAGATGAATTAAAAGACCTGAATTTAATCGTTGACCAGTATCTTTCGTTTGCCGAGTTGCAAGCCCGGAACAGGAAACCAATGTACATGAAAGACTGGATTCGTAAACTCAATGATTTCATGACTTTGAATGATAGAGAAATTCTGGAACATGCCGGGACAATTTCGGCGAAAATGGCAAAAGAACTGGCGGAAACGGAATATGAGAAATACCGAAAAAATCGGATTGAGATTGAAGATGTACAGGAAATGAAACAGTTGGAAGAAGGATTGAAAAAGTTGGAAAACAAAAAGAAAAAAAAGTAA